One genomic segment of Candidatus Fukatsuia endosymbiont of Tuberolachnus salignus includes these proteins:
- a CDS encoding HP1 family phage holin, with protein sequence MDRHTSWLSYSSAWLLTCLGAWTLQDWATLIGVALAMGTYLNNRYYKRREDQRQQEIHALQRQQLTEHQRTQRTQGGQNAPTQ encoded by the coding sequence ATGGACAGACACACTTCTTGGCTTTCTTATTCATCGGCTTGGCTGCTGACCTGTTTGGGCGCGTGGACGTTACAGGACTGGGCAACGCTGATCGGCGTCGCGTTGGCAATGGGGACTTACCTCAATAACCGTTACTACAAACGGCGTGAAGATCAACGTCAACAGGAAATCCACGCACTCCAGCGCCAACAGCTGACTGAACACCAACGTACACAACGCACTCAAGGTGGTCAGAATGCGCCCACTCAGTAA
- a CDS encoding type II toxin-antitoxin system RelE/ParE family toxin → MFELIYHSEAVQELEDLPAPLKGKTAYLLDRLEKEGNRLRYPLSDSLRDGLFELRVGGGDIARTIYAFAKGRRIYILRSFVKKTPKTPPKEMAIAFNRLKEFTE, encoded by the coding sequence ATGTTCGAACTTATTTATCATTCTGAAGCAGTCCAGGAACTTGAGGACTTACCCGCTCCACTTAAAGGTAAAACAGCTTACCTACTTGATAGACTAGAGAAAGAAGGCAATCGTTTGAGATACCCGTTAAGCGATTCATTGCGTGATGGTTTATTCGAACTGCGTGTAGGGGGAGGTGATATCGCTCGAACTATTTACGCCTTTGCTAAAGGTCGTCGAATATACATATTAAGATCCTTTGTGAAGAAAACCCCTAAGACCCCGCCGAAAGAAATGGCAATCGCTTTTAACAGACTCAAGGAGTTTACAGAATGA
- a CDS encoding phage tail protein has product MLKPTLLRKALTDAVPYLKQNPDSLHIFIDRGAIVSTLASSLSFEYQYTLNLIITDYADDADTLFVPILHWLRTHQPDIMAQHATRAEGLTFEADHLNNSLRDISINLRLTERVIVKEEQGVLQVTHLDEPPDPDTTHRRYELFIKEEKVAQWQQ; this is encoded by the coding sequence ATGTTAAAACCCACTTTGCTAAGAAAGGCACTGACAGATGCCGTGCCTTATCTCAAACAAAATCCCGATAGCTTGCATATTTTTATTGATCGGGGCGCTATTGTCTCCACATTGGCGTCGTCCCTGTCCTTTGAATACCAATACACCCTCAATCTGATCATCACCGATTATGCAGACGACGCCGATACCCTGTTTGTACCTATTTTACACTGGTTACGCACCCATCAGCCCGACATCATGGCGCAACATGCTACCCGCGCAGAAGGACTGACCTTTGAAGCCGATCATTTAAACAACAGCCTGCGTGATATCAGCATTAATCTCAGACTGACCGAACGGGTCATCGTCAAAGAAGAACAGGGCGTCTTACAGGTCACCCATCTGGATGAACCGCCTGACCCTGATACGACACACCGCCGTTATGAACTCTTTATCAAAGAGGAAAAAGTGGCACAATGGCAACAATAA
- a CDS encoding IS630 transposase-related protein, whose amino-acid sequence MGICRNSHPFLCGDSEPNALGWAKRIDPCLTRDKPATKINHAALLLDVETYPEASQYERAQRMGVSARGIGDALKRAGFSYKKNILSSQNRRPSAKRFSD is encoded by the coding sequence TTGGGTATATGCCGAAACAGCCACCCGTTTTTGTGTGGGGACAGCGAGCCTAATGCGCTGGGCTGGGCTAAACGTATCGACCCTTGCCTAACTCGTGATAAACCGGCGACCAAAATAAATCACGCCGCGTTGCTCCTTGATGTGGAAACCTATCCTGAGGCGTCTCAATACGAACGCGCTCAACGTATGGGGGTCAGTGCTCGAGGGATAGGCGATGCGTTAAAACGGGCTGGGTTTAGCTATAAAAAAAACATTTTATCATCCCAAAATCGACGTCCAAGCGCGAAAAGATTTTCAGACTAA
- a CDS encoding phage baseplate assembly protein V — MKTFNHAEYQRLLANLIRIGTVSAVDTAQGRCRVKTGDLETDWLNWLTLRAGRVKSWSAPSVGEQVLILSLGGELTTAFVLPAVFSDVNPAPSVSADAIMLTFPDGAHFAYEPKTSHLVLTGIKTATITAASAITLDTPVVTCTQQLITDRLQVNQGGKITGEFTHSGGNLTSNGITLHRHQYSGVKSGGNNSGNPR, encoded by the coding sequence ATGAAAACCTTCAATCATGCAGAATATCAACGCCTGCTGGCAAACCTGATCCGGATTGGCACGGTATCTGCCGTGGATACGGCTCAAGGACGGTGCCGCGTAAAAACCGGTGATTTAGAAACCGACTGGCTAAACTGGCTCACGTTACGTGCAGGGCGTGTCAAAAGCTGGTCTGCACCCTCGGTGGGTGAACAAGTCCTGATCCTCAGTCTGGGTGGCGAACTGACCACCGCATTTGTTTTACCGGCGGTCTTTTCCGATGTTAACCCAGCGCCTTCGGTTTCAGCGGATGCGATCATGCTGACTTTCCCGGACGGTGCTCACTTTGCCTATGAGCCAAAAACCAGCCACTTAGTGCTAACAGGCATCAAAACTGCAACGATAACCGCCGCTAGTGCCATCACCCTGGATACCCCGGTTGTCACCTGCACACAACAGCTGATCACCGACCGCTTACAGGTTAATCAGGGTGGCAAAATCACCGGAGAATTCACCCACAGCGGGGGTAACCTGACCTCTAACGGTATCACCCTGCACCGCCATCAATACAGCGGGGTAAAAAGTGGCGGCAATAACAGTGGGAACCCCCGATGA
- a CDS encoding GPW/gp25 family protein encodes MTYLGMHRHSGQAISDIAHIRQSISDILITPQGSRVMRRAYGSLLSTLIDSPQSPALRLRMMAAIYSALLRWENRLTLSAIDITSDSNGTMTIDLCGHRSDTGVPLRLSLPIGGK; translated from the coding sequence ATGACGTACCTTGGTATGCACCGCCACAGTGGTCAAGCGATCAGCGACATCGCGCATATTCGCCAATCGATCAGTGACATTCTCATCACCCCACAAGGCTCACGGGTGATGCGCCGTGCTTACGGTTCGCTGCTCTCAACCCTGATCGACAGCCCGCAGAGTCCGGCACTGCGCCTCAGAATGATGGCCGCCATTTACAGTGCCTTATTACGTTGGGAAAACCGCCTCACCCTGAGCGCCATCGACATTACCTCTGATAGCAACGGTACGATGACAATCGACCTGTGCGGCCATCGCAGTGATACCGGGGTTCCTCTCAGGCTCTCCTTACCGATAGGAGGAAAATAA
- a CDS encoding tail fiber assembly protein, which translates to MNEPLYLETLTDKNGYQYVNVPADPYQLTEMGFSWPEAMALHQQALTARQTKACAEKRRYLLREATTRIAPLQDALELGIATEDEIAALNAWKHYRVALNRLDIA; encoded by the coding sequence ATGAACGAACCGCTCTATCTTGAAACACTCACCGATAAAAATGGCTATCAATACGTCAATGTTCCCGCCGATCCGTATCAACTGACCGAAATGGGTTTTAGCTGGCCGGAAGCGATGGCGCTGCATCAACAGGCGTTGACTGCCCGGCAAACGAAAGCTTGTGCTGAAAAGCGCCGTTATTTACTTAGAGAAGCGACGACGAGAATCGCGCCCCTGCAAGATGCGCTGGAGTTAGGGATTGCTACTGAGGACGAGATAGCAGCGCTTAACGCCTGGAAACACTACCGCGTGGCGTTAAATCGGCTGGATATAGCGTAG
- the gpM gene encoding phage terminase small subunit: protein MTAGLRHASTYELLLFKLQQDLLHLKSMASISRKAEVKRRLLPTYSPWVAGVLAKGTGTQDAILMRMLIWQLDVGDLTRALDIADYAIKHDLATPDSFQRSTACLIAEEVAALASQTLLKKRPLDTAQLLRAQHILRGQDMPDPVKARLHKMVGYALRQDGKYEPACLHLKQALTLDSCSGVKTDIKQLEKLLQAA from the coding sequence ATGACGGCAGGACTGCGCCATGCCAGCACCTACGAATTACTATTATTCAAATTGCAGCAAGATTTATTGCACTTAAAAAGCATGGCCTCGATCAGTCGTAAAGCCGAGGTCAAACGCCGCTTGTTACCGACCTACAGCCCGTGGGTAGCAGGAGTACTGGCTAAGGGCACAGGCACGCAAGATGCGATCCTGATGCGCATGCTGATTTGGCAACTGGATGTCGGCGATCTCACCCGTGCCCTCGACATTGCTGACTACGCTATCAAACACGATCTGGCTACACCGGACAGTTTCCAGCGTTCCACGGCTTGTTTAATCGCCGAAGAAGTGGCGGCACTAGCCAGCCAAACGCTGCTGAAAAAACGCCCGCTTGATACGGCCCAGTTGCTGCGTGCGCAACACATTTTACGGGGGCAAGACATGCCCGATCCGGTCAAAGCCCGTCTGCATAAAATGGTCGGTTACGCCCTGCGTCAAGATGGGAAATATGAACCCGCCTGTCTCCATTTAAAGCAGGCACTCACCCTGGACAGCTGCAGTGGGGTCAAAACCGACATCAAACAGCTTGAAAAATTACTTCAGGCTGCTTAA
- a CDS encoding phage tail protein, with protein sequence MNEKFYALLTHQGAAKLANATALGTQLKITQMAVGDGGGSLPTPDASQTQLIGERRRAALNSLSLDPINTHQLIAEQVIPETEGGWWIREIGLFDSDDTLIALANCPETYKPQLQQGSGRTQTLRMILIVSSTAAVTLKIDPAVVLATRQYVDDKVIEVKVYADKLLSAHEKSRNHPDASKTEKGFVTLSSATDSDSETAAASMSVGTTANTLMKGDDTGVVRLDNWQKTVKAKDLDGEPRYTTTIDFTGLSTERYYPVWWQNPANAGANSWLTIHRPYHYDGHKNPFGAGVTHLAGLLVQLEGGDCGWGGDAHYLTIKRLHQSYRKTVKAIRFRMLSVVRPVDGNYPLHTGYTAGAVADCPTRSGCYLRGGLTYFVTSNFGGIFSSREEGKVEMSRHTTAGGGKTKTKVEDAVHIGVAFEVRYMAKSFAASDPNLGDDYEDATLPYSLDYDKRYEAKKGS encoded by the coding sequence ATGAACGAAAAATTTTATGCCTTACTGACCCATCAAGGTGCGGCAAAACTGGCCAATGCCACCGCACTGGGAACCCAGCTGAAAATCACACAGATGGCGGTCGGTGACGGTGGCGGCAGCTTACCCACGCCCGACGCCAGCCAGACCCAGCTTATCGGTGAACGCCGCCGCGCGGCACTGAATTCACTGAGCCTCGATCCCATCAATACCCATCAACTGATTGCAGAACAAGTGATCCCGGAGACAGAAGGCGGATGGTGGATCCGTGAAATCGGCCTGTTTGACAGCGACGACACCCTTATCGCGCTGGCTAACTGCCCCGAAACCTACAAACCGCAACTCCAGCAAGGCAGCGGTCGCACGCAAACCTTACGCATGATACTGATTGTCAGCAGCACCGCAGCTGTCACGCTAAAAATTGATCCGGCAGTGGTATTGGCAACCCGTCAATACGTTGATGACAAGGTAATTGAAGTCAAAGTGTATGCGGATAAATTACTCTCAGCCCATGAAAAATCCCGCAATCACCCCGATGCGAGTAAAACAGAAAAAGGCTTTGTCACGCTCAGCAGCGCCACTGATAGTGACAGTGAAACCGCTGCCGCCAGCATGTCTGTTGGCACCACGGCCAACACGCTAATGAAAGGTGATGATACGGGGGTCGTGAGACTAGACAATTGGCAAAAAACCGTTAAGGCCAAAGACCTTGACGGTGAGCCGCGTTACACGACTACCATTGATTTTACTGGCCTGAGCACAGAACGCTATTACCCCGTGTGGTGGCAAAACCCAGCGAATGCCGGCGCAAACAGTTGGCTGACAATCCATCGGCCTTATCATTATGATGGGCATAAAAACCCGTTTGGGGCAGGTGTGACACATTTGGCAGGATTATTGGTGCAACTAGAAGGGGGAGATTGCGGTTGGGGCGGCGATGCCCATTATTTGACCATCAAACGTCTTCATCAAAGTTACCGCAAAACGGTCAAAGCCATTCGTTTCCGCATGCTCAGTGTGGTTCGTCCGGTTGATGGAAACTATCCCCTTCATACAGGTTATACCGCAGGCGCTGTTGCTGACTGTCCGACACGTAGTGGCTGTTACTTGCGCGGGGGATTGACCTATTTTGTGACCAGCAATTTTGGTGGGATTTTTTCTTCTCGTGAAGAGGGAAAAGTCGAGATGTCGCGCCATACTACTGCGGGTGGTGGCAAAACCAAGACCAAAGTTGAAGATGCTGTTCATATTGGTGTGGCCTTTGAAGTCAGATATATGGCGAAATCTTTCGCTGCCAGCGATCCGAATTTGGGTGATGACTATGAAGATGCCACCTTGCCATACTCATTGGACTACGACAAACGCTACGAAGCCAAAAAAGGAAGTTAA
- a CDS encoding lysis protein, translating into MLNRLVTGVLVLIFSGLLLTAFYYHEETVEKDIAIKTITQERDTAFSLIQALEKQRQQLAAIDSHYTQELTDAKTQLAALERDINDKHRRMQLNATCPKPVPHAATAARLDDGTRARLNDTAIKHYFHLRERIKTATQQIAGLQAYIQTVCLTHPG; encoded by the coding sequence ATGCTTAATCGACTCGTTACCGGCGTACTGGTACTGATTTTTAGCGGATTACTCCTCACGGCTTTTTATTATCACGAAGAAACCGTAGAAAAGGATATCGCCATCAAAACAATCACCCAAGAGCGCGATACGGCCTTTTCCCTTATCCAGGCACTGGAAAAACAGCGCCAACAGCTCGCGGCCATTGACAGTCACTATACACAGGAATTAACCGATGCCAAAACTCAGCTGGCTGCCCTTGAACGTGATATTAATGATAAGCACCGTAGGATGCAGCTCAACGCCACTTGCCCCAAACCCGTGCCCCACGCCGCCACCGCCGCCCGCCTGGATGATGGTACCCGCGCCAGACTTAACGACACCGCTATCAAACATTATTTCCATCTCCGAGAACGTATCAAAACCGCAACTCAGCAAATAGCGGGATTACAGGCTTACATTCAAACAGTGTGCTTAACTCACCCAGGATAA
- a CDS encoding tail protein X, with amino-acid sequence MKIFAQQNDTVDALCWRYYQRTEGITEQAFAINPGLADQGSHLPHGYAVEMPDPTPSPLKQHLQL; translated from the coding sequence ATGAAAATCTTTGCACAGCAAAACGACACGGTAGACGCCTTATGCTGGCGTTATTACCAGCGTACCGAAGGCATCACCGAACAGGCCTTCGCCATCAACCCGGGGCTGGCTGACCAAGGATCACACTTACCGCACGGCTACGCCGTAGAGATGCCCGATCCGACACCTTCTCCCCTCAAACAACATCTCCAACTGTGA
- a CDS encoding phage virion morphogenesis protein: MATINTRDQLSQALANLLKQLSPASRKSFTRQIAKKLRERQKQRIQAQQEPDGTPFAPRKKKRRDKNGRIKRKMFSKLRTARFLKSHSNAHEAMVSFASQVTQVARVHHYGLRDKVTRNGVTVRYESRPLLGLTDRDIDEITDLALAHLVG; the protein is encoded by the coding sequence ATGGCAACAATAAATACCCGCGATCAGCTCAGCCAGGCACTCGCCAACCTGTTGAAGCAATTATCACCAGCCAGTAGGAAATCTTTCACGCGCCAGATAGCCAAAAAGCTACGGGAACGGCAAAAACAGCGCATCCAAGCACAACAGGAACCCGACGGTACCCCGTTTGCACCGCGCAAGAAAAAACGCCGTGACAAAAACGGACGTATTAAACGCAAAATGTTCAGCAAATTACGTACAGCCCGGTTTTTAAAGAGCCACAGTAACGCCCATGAAGCCATGGTGAGTTTTGCAAGCCAAGTCACACAAGTAGCACGGGTACATCATTATGGTCTGCGGGATAAAGTAACACGCAACGGCGTGACCGTACGTTACGAAAGCCGCCCGTTATTGGGGTTGACTGACAGGGATATTGACGAGATCACTGATCTCGCGTTGGCACATCTGGTGGGTTAA
- a CDS encoding IS630 family transposase: MKIELTADQKITLEAQHRQSHDRRVCDRIRCVLLSADGWTPPMIAHSQLINETTVRRHLTDYHKLNKLKPENGGSDGYLNAEQTTSLVEHLTQPLYHHNHQIVAYIAGRWNITFTVSGLYKGLKQHGFSYKKPKGVPHKFAVEKQQQFIKTYSELKDAAGNDPILFIDAVHPTQATKISYGWIRKGQDKTIETTGSRTRLNIMGALNIQNVANPIIRDDETINSENVVHFLSAIRAHYPITTTAHVILEGAGYHRSQLVQDAALTLNIQLHYLPPYSPNLNPIERLWKVMNEQTRNNRYYPSKQSFKNDILNFFEVKLPQMASSLVSRLNDNCQALNPAS; the protein is encoded by the coding sequence ATGAAAATAGAGCTGACTGCTGACCAGAAAATTACCCTCGAAGCCCAACATCGTCAAAGCCATGACCGCCGTGTCTGTGACAGGATCCGGTGTGTTTTGTTGTCCGCAGACGGCTGGACTCCCCCTATGATTGCTCACTCACAGCTCATTAATGAAACCACGGTGCGGCGCCACCTTACAGACTATCATAAACTCAACAAGCTCAAGCCTGAAAATGGCGGCTCCGATGGCTATCTCAATGCGGAACAGACCACGTCGCTGGTTGAACATCTCACCCAGCCGCTCTACCACCACAATCACCAAATTGTGGCGTATATCGCTGGACGCTGGAACATCACCTTTACCGTATCAGGTCTGTATAAAGGGTTGAAGCAGCATGGCTTTAGCTATAAAAAGCCGAAAGGTGTTCCGCATAAATTTGCCGTTGAGAAACAGCAGCAATTTATAAAGACCTACAGCGAATTGAAAGACGCCGCGGGTAATGACCCCATACTGTTTATTGATGCCGTTCATCCGACACAAGCCACCAAAATAAGCTACGGCTGGATACGAAAAGGCCAGGATAAAACGATAGAGACCACCGGGAGCAGAACGCGGTTGAATATCATGGGAGCCTTGAACATCCAGAATGTGGCTAACCCCATAATCCGTGATGATGAGACGATTAACAGCGAAAATGTGGTTCACTTCCTGTCTGCCATTCGCGCGCATTATCCCATCACGACAACGGCACATGTGATCCTCGAGGGTGCAGGCTATCACCGTTCACAGCTTGTGCAAGACGCCGCGCTTACGTTGAATATCCAGCTTCATTACCTTCCGCCGTATAGCCCGAATCTAAACCCGATAGAGCGATTGTGGAAGGTGATGAATGAGCAAACACGAAACAATAGATATTACCCATCTAAACAGAGTTTTAAGAACGATATCTTAAACTTCTTTGAGGTGAAGCTACCACAAATGGCAAGTTCTCTGGTATCTCGCTTAAACGATAATTGCCAGGCGCTAAATCCTGCATCTTGA
- a CDS encoding phage tail protein I, translated as MNNHLLPVGSSALEIAAAHACAGLSEIPLPLRQLWDADNCPLALLPYLAWAWSVDRWDESWSEATKRAVIKTAFYVHKHKGTIAALRRMVEPLGTLIRVIEWWQTNDPPGTFRLDIGVIETGITEAMYVELERLIEQAKPCSRHLIGLSINLDTQGSACVGAACYEGDELTVYPYFPETITVTGTAYHGAAVHVIDNLSITS; from the coding sequence ATGAATAACCATTTGTTGCCAGTGGGTTCCTCGGCATTAGAAATCGCAGCCGCTCACGCCTGTGCGGGCTTGAGTGAGATACCGCTTCCCCTGCGCCAATTGTGGGATGCAGATAACTGCCCGCTCGCGTTGCTCCCTTATCTGGCGTGGGCATGGTCAGTGGATCGCTGGGATGAAAGCTGGTCAGAGGCGACCAAACGGGCGGTGATTAAAACCGCCTTTTATGTGCATAAACACAAAGGGACGATTGCAGCACTGCGCCGTATGGTTGAACCGCTCGGCACCCTGATACGGGTTATCGAGTGGTGGCAAACTAACGACCCCCCTGGGACGTTTCGACTGGATATCGGGGTCATCGAAACCGGTATCACCGAAGCCATGTATGTCGAGCTGGAACGCCTGATTGAGCAGGCTAAACCCTGTAGCCGCCATCTGATTGGCCTGTCCATCAATCTGGATACACAGGGTTCAGCCTGTGTCGGTGCTGCCTGCTATGAGGGTGATGAACTCACCGTCTATCCCTATTTCCCTGAAACGATTACCGTCACCGGCACCGCGTATCACGGCGCTGCCGTCCATGTCATTGACAATCTGAGTATCACCTCATGA
- a CDS encoding baseplate assembly protein yields the protein MPNLDLSLLPAPQVVEPLDFETLLKQRKAQFIALSPPEQQAAISQTLNYESEPITKLLQENTYRELLLRQRINEAAQATLLAYAKDADLDQIGANYQVKRLILQAANPDVILPLALITENDTDFRLRIQQAFEGLSVAGSTGAYEFHALSADGRVADASAISPSPACVTLTVLSRENNGVASAELLAHVNAALNDENIRPVADRLTVQSATIIDYRIDATLTLYPKPEAEPIRMAAENRLTAYISTQRRLGRDIRLSAIYGALHVKGVQRVELAAPLRDVILDKTQAAWCTGYSLKIGGCDE from the coding sequence ATGCCTAACCTGGATTTAAGCTTACTGCCGGCCCCCCAGGTGGTAGAACCGCTGGATTTTGAAACGCTCCTCAAGCAGCGTAAAGCGCAGTTTATTGCCTTATCGCCCCCAGAACAGCAAGCGGCGATTAGCCAGACGCTCAACTATGAATCCGAGCCGATCACCAAACTACTGCAAGAAAACACCTACCGCGAATTACTATTACGCCAACGGATCAACGAAGCCGCGCAAGCCACCCTGTTGGCCTATGCCAAAGACGCCGATCTCGATCAGATTGGCGCCAACTACCAGGTTAAACGCTTAATCCTTCAAGCAGCCAATCCTGACGTTATCCTGCCGCTGGCGTTGATAACAGAAAATGACACCGATTTCCGCCTTCGCATTCAACAGGCCTTTGAAGGCTTAAGTGTTGCTGGTTCGACCGGTGCTTACGAATTTCACGCTCTCAGTGCCGATGGCCGTGTAGCCGATGCTTCCGCCATCAGTCCCTCGCCAGCTTGCGTGACCCTCACGGTATTATCCAGGGAAAATAACGGCGTCGCCTCAGCAGAGCTGTTAGCTCACGTTAACGCGGCACTGAATGATGAAAATATCCGACCGGTGGCGGATCGGCTCACCGTACAATCGGCAACCATTATTGATTACCGCATTGATGCCACGCTCACGCTCTACCCTAAACCGGAAGCCGAACCGATCCGCATGGCTGCCGAAAATCGTCTCACTGCCTATATCAGTACGCAACGTCGTTTAGGGCGTGATATCCGTTTGTCGGCGATTTATGGTGCCCTGCATGTCAAGGGGGTACAGCGGGTAGAACTGGCTGCCCCCTTACGTGATGTGATACTGGATAAAACCCAGGCCGCCTGGTGCACAGGTTATAGCTTGAAAATAGGCGGCTGTGATGAATAG
- a CDS encoding IS630 transposase-related protein has product MTYPLKFRQHVLAIKEQEKLTYAQTATRFCIGTASLMRWAKRIEPCLTRDKPASKIARAALILDVETYPDASQYERAQRMGVSARGICHALKRAGFSYKKNILSSKSQRPIPRRFSDQDPGL; this is encoded by the coding sequence ATGACTTATCCATTAAAATTTCGCCAACATGTATTGGCTATTAAAGAGCAAGAAAAGCTTACATATGCCCAAACGGCCACACGTTTTTGTATTGGGACCGCAAGTCTGATGCGCTGGGCTAAACGAATAGAACCTTGTCTGACACGTGATAAACCCGCCAGTAAAATAGCTCGAGCGGCGTTGATTCTTGATGTGGAAACCTACCCTGACGCGTCTCAATACGAGCGAGCCCAACGTATGGGAGTGAGCGCTAGAGGTATCTGCCATGCGTTGAAACGGGCAGGGTTTAGCTATAAAAAAAACATTTTATCATCCAAAAGCCAACGCCCAATCCCGAGAAGATTTTCAGATCAAGATCCAGGCCTATGA
- a CDS encoding helix-turn-helix domain-containing protein: protein MKGIRHAEVRAKLLSDPLSLLAYEEAHREAELALMLQSIREKAGITRTEIALRMGVTPPVVTRIEQNVIKASIHTLERYASACGSKLDIRAVDL from the coding sequence ATGAAAGGTATACGCCACGCAGAAGTTAGAGCTAAATTATTAAGTGATCCACTCTCCTTGCTCGCCTATGAAGAAGCCCACCGCGAGGCAGAACTTGCCCTTATGTTACAAAGTATTAGGGAAAAAGCAGGTATAACCAGAACTGAAATTGCGCTACGCATGGGAGTTACTCCCCCTGTAGTCACCCGGATTGAACAGAATGTGATAAAGGCAAGCATTCACACATTGGAACGTTATGCTTCTGCATGTGGCTCTAAACTGGATATCCGTGCTGTCGATCTTTGA
- a CDS encoding transposase: protein MDNVSFHKRQDIQSTRQKSGFILEYLPTYSPDLNPIEHKWAQAKALRRKRQCDIDTLFSDPLF from the coding sequence ATGGATAATGTGAGCTTTCACAAACGCCAGGATATCCAGTCTACTAGACAAAAATCTGGTTTTATTCTGGAATATCTCCCGACGTATTCTCCTGACCTCAACCCGATTGAGCACAAATGGGCTCAGGCTAAAGCCCTTCGTAGGAAACGACAATGCGATATCGACACTCTCTTTTCTGACCCTTTATTTTGA
- a CDS encoding head completion/stabilization protein, whose translation MVSIAVNPTANEAGIKTEQLIKNNGFWPDLDLQHYRDAMRQDGTLTPARLLEAAQVGLNETHDRLAAWRKKQQQAGYPSLVEVPAKQVGNESSCLLLYRRAVYCLIQATVTERFRSVDATASGTKRAEAREETIDHLRRDAAWAIQDIQGFTRTTIELI comes from the coding sequence ATGGTCAGTATTGCAGTCAACCCCACAGCGAATGAAGCCGGGATAAAAACTGAACAGCTCATCAAAAACAACGGCTTCTGGCCGGACCTCGATCTCCAGCACTACCGTGATGCCATGCGACAGGACGGCACCCTCACCCCGGCACGTTTACTCGAAGCGGCACAGGTTGGCCTCAATGAAACCCATGATCGGCTTGCAGCATGGCGAAAAAAACAACAACAGGCGGGCTATCCCTCACTGGTTGAGGTGCCTGCGAAGCAGGTAGGCAATGAAAGTAGCTGCCTGCTCCTCTACCGCCGTGCTGTCTATTGCCTGATACAGGCCACAGTAACGGAACGGTTTCGCAGCGTTGATGCCACGGCCTCGGGCACGAAACGGGCAGAAGCACGGGAAGAGACGATTGATCACCTCCGCCGTGATGCGGCTTGGGCAATCCAGGACATACAAGGCTTCACTCGCACCACCATTGAGCTGATTTAA
- a CDS encoding lysozyme: MRPLSKKIQTLIVAGASTAILLAQFLREKEGNRLSAYQDGAKMWTICRGATWVDGQPVRQGLQLSREKCEQVNKFEVDKAIAWVEHHIKVPLTDVQKAGIASFCPYNIGAGKCTASTFYRKLNAGDTLGACAEIKRWIFDGGKDCRIRANNCAGQPLRRAQESVLSCWGLDA; encoded by the coding sequence ATGCGCCCACTCAGTAAAAAAATCCAGACCTTAATCGTAGCCGGTGCCAGTACTGCGATCCTGCTCGCACAATTCTTGCGAGAAAAAGAAGGCAACCGGCTCAGCGCCTATCAGGATGGTGCCAAGATGTGGACGATTTGCCGTGGTGCGACCTGGGTTGATGGGCAGCCGGTGAGACAAGGGCTGCAACTCAGTCGCGAAAAATGCGAGCAGGTTAACAAATTTGAAGTGGATAAGGCGATTGCCTGGGTCGAACACCATATCAAGGTACCCTTAACCGACGTACAGAAAGCCGGTATTGCTTCGTTTTGCCCGTACAACATCGGCGCAGGTAAATGCACGGCATCCACTTTTTATCGCAAACTCAATGCCGGTGACACCCTCGGAGCCTGTGCAGAAATTAAACGCTGGATCTTCGATGGCGGTAAAGATTGTCGCATTCGAGCCAATAACTGTGCGGGTCAGCCTCTCAGACGCGCACAGGAAAGTGTACTCAGCTGTTGGGGGTTAGATGCTTAA